The proteins below come from a single Amphiura filiformis chromosome 15, Afil_fr2py, whole genome shotgun sequence genomic window:
- the LOC140171372 gene encoding uncharacterized protein gives MYIVSGIMVLFMVALFKRNGDCYVNSVYIGVSSGLCLILTFASMAPCFPKAYSKGGVLQSSVATAYIMFLTASALLIQPPIGIPIDELKTSDMVNYTSNATIVTLSTGVVEILPPNATTYYRDCKPDAFSTVSVFYDVTIGDLVNGGVSALLMLGTVLYACLKTFEDITNKTNRTEDFEEHVGFCNCWVDQIGPTEREDRHELRRQSWGLVRNERDGTIYSYSLFHLTFVLASFFIMMTLTNWFKPELATLELLNRTPPPFWVKLSSAWACGLLYLLQLIYLACHNPREETVEETDIGQAAEEVSDSESTQNRAPTKSTKSVRQKSQSKRSSASGAEASSSRSESESRNNRDSVSQGANKSDAKRKQNEVSKKSAKSERRKSQSKRLSTSENEPSSSRTESESRHNRNSVSPCVQGAKKSDAKKKRSSKQLSTKDVKRLSSSGQKQRHKMDNLGGSSRPHVLETGDKESDTLSELDMYVPPGGSDSETEWLWELEAPLGQSKDYFDADNLGYYRN, from the exons atgTACATTGTGTCTGGTATTATGGTGCTATTCATGGTTGCTTTGTTCAAACGTAATGGGGATTGTTATGTGAATAGCGTTTACATTGGAGTCAGCAGTGGACTCTGCCTCATCCTTACGTTTGCATCTATGGCGCCATGTTTTCCAAAAG CCTACTCCAAAGGTGGTGTTCTTCAATCGTCAGTAGCTACTGCATATATCATGTTCCTTACCGCTTCAGCTCTGTTAATTCAACCTCCCATAGGAA TTCCAATTGATGAACTCAAAACATCAGACATGGTAAATTACACATCAAATGCGACTATTGTGACGTTGTCAACTGGTGTTGTAGAGATCTTACCACCCAATGCTACTACATATTACCGCGACTGTAAACCAGATGCATTTAGTACGGTGTCAGTGTTTTATGACGTCACGATAGGTGATCTGGTAAATGGAGGAGTGTCTGCCTTGCTTATGTTGGGAACTGTTTTATATGCATG TCTGAAGACATTTGAAGACATCACAAACAAAACAAATCGTACAGAAGACTTCGAAGAACAT GTCGGGTTTTGTAACTGCTGGGTTGATCAGATTGGTCCAA CTGAGCGTGAAGATCGACATGAACTTCGTCGCCAAAGCTGGGGTCTAGTACGCAATGAAAGAGATGGTACAATATACAGCTATTCGCTCTTCCACCTTACTTTTGTATTAGCATCATTCTTCATCATGATGACTCTAACTAATTGGTTTAA ACCCGAATTAGCCACTTTGGAATTATTGAATAGAACACCTCCGCCATTCTGGGTAAAACTTTCCTCCGCCTGGGCATGCGGTCTGCTGTATTTGCTACAGTTAATCTACTTGGCTTGTCATAATCCTCGTGAAGAAACAGTGGAAGAAACAGACATTGGCCAAGCGGCTGAGGAAGTGTCAGATTCAGAGAGCACACAAAATAGGGCGCCAACAAAGTCAACCAAGTCAGTGAGGCAAAAATCACAGTCCAAAAGATCGAGTGCTTCAGGTGCTGAAGCTAGTTCAAGCAGGTCTGAGTCCGAATCGAGGAATAATAGAGACTCTGTTTCACAAGGTGCAAATAAATCGGATGCTAAAAGGAAACAAAACGAGGTGTCCAAAAAGTCGGCAAAGTCAGAGAGGCGAAAATCCCAGTCCAAAAGACTGAGTACATCAGAAAATGAACCTAGTTCAAGCAGGACTGAGTCTGAATCAAGACATAACAGAAACTCTGTATCACCTTGTGTACAAGGTGCGAAGAAATCTGATGCTAAAAAGAAACGTTCTAGTAAGCAGCTGTCAACGAAAGATGTGAAGAGACTTTCGTCGAGTGGACAGAAGCAAAG GCACAAAATGGACAATTTGGGAGGCTCCAGTAGACCACACGTCTTGGAAACCGGCGATAAAGAATCAGATACACTCTCAGAACTAGATATGTATGTCCCACCAGGAGGAAGCGATTCTGAAACTGAATGGCTATGGGAATTGGAGGCACCTCTTGGACAGTCAAAGGATTACTTTGATGCAGATAATTTGGGATATTATCGGAACTGA